From the Pirellulales bacterium genome, the window CGACCTGGCCAATCGCTATCCGGCACAGTTGTCGGGCGGTCAGCAGCAACGAGTAGCGCTAGCGCGAACGATTGCGTGTGCGCCGAAATTGATTTTGCTGGATGAGCCCTTGTCGGCGCTCGATGCGCCGGTGCGCGAGCAATTACGAGGCGAGTTGCGACGGATGCTGCTGGAATTGGGGGGGCCGGCGATCATGGTCACGCACGATCGGGTCGAGGCACTGGCACTGGCCGATACGGTCGTCGTGATTACCGAAGGACAGGTCCGGCAATCCGGCCCGGTTCATGAGGTATTCAGCCGCCCTCGCGATTTGTCCATCGCGCAAGTGGTGGGCATCGAAACCGTTGAGCCGGGCACAATCCTTCAGATCGACAACGGGCTCGCCACAGTGCAAGTGGCCGGTGCCACGCTGACCGCCCTTGCACCGCCCGCGGTTGGCCGGGAAGTATTTGTCTGCATTCGGGGTGAAGACGTGCTCGTACAGAGGGAAGCTCCGGCCAGCACGAGTGCTCGCAATCGTCTGCCGGCTCGCGTTACGGCGCGCGTGGACGAAGGGCCGCTCGTGCGCATCGGGCTGGATTGCGGTTTTCGGCTGACGGCCCTCGTGACCCGCCCGGCCTGCGAAGAGTTAAACCTGCAGGTCAATGACCAGGTGACGGTACTGATCAAAGCGCAAGCGATCCAGCTCGTGGGGCATGGGTAGCAGGGTCGTCAATTGACGATTCGCGTGGCGCGCGCTATCGTTGGTCGGACAAACAAGCGAGCCAGCGTGCTGGCGGCAAGGTTATTGCGACCAGGAGATTATCTATGTTTCGCGCATTATTCACGATCATCATGAGCTTGACCGCGACGTACGCCGTGGCCGGCGAGTTCAATGGTGTTTTGAGTGCCGGCGACGCGGCGCCTGCTTGGACTGCTCTCCCGGGCACCGACGGTCAACAGCATGCGTTGGCCGATCTAAAGGACAAAAAGGTCGTGGTTGTCGTCTTCACGTGCAACAGTTGTCCGGTGGCGCGCGATTACGAGGACCGGATCATCGCCTTGGCAAAGCAGAATCCGGAAGAGTTGGCCATCGTCGCAATTAACGTTAATCGGGGCCCGGAGGACAGCCTGGCGAAGATGACCGAGCGGGCCAAAGAACGCGCGTTCCCTTATCTCTATCTGGCGGACGAGAGCCAGGCGATTGGCCGTGCTTATGGTGCGAGCGCCACGCCCGACTTCTTCGTGTTGTCGCCCGATCGCAAGGTCGTCTATATGGGATCGCTGGATGACAATAACGATCCGGCCGTGGCAAAGGCGAACTACGTGGGCGATGCCGTGCAGGCGGCGCTCGCTGGCACGAAGCCGGCGACGGCGGAAACGTTCGCCCGGGGCTGCGGCATCCGTTACGCACGGCAGCGCGCCAAGTGATGCAATCCCCGATTCTGTCTGGCGACATGCGACAAACGGTGCAGGTATGAGCACGATCTACGATTTTCCGGTCGTGACGATCGATGGCCACACGGAAACGCTGGAACCGTATCGCGGTCGAGTGATGCTGATCGTCAATGTGGCCAGCCGGTGCAGTTTTACGCCGCAATACGCCGGCCTCGAAACGCTTTATCGTCAACATAAAGAGCAGGGATTCGCCGTGCTCGGCTTTCCGTGCGATCAGTTCATGCATCAGGAACCGGGCGACGAGGCCGAGATTCAAAGCTTCTGCTCGACCAAATACGACGTGACGTTTCCGATGTTCGCAAAGGTAAACGTTAACGGGCCGGCCGCGCACCCCTTGTATCAGTTTTTGAAGTCGGCCCGACCAGGCTTGCTGGGCACCAAAACCATCAAGTGGAATTTCGGCAAATTCCTGGTCGATCGCGCGGGGCGGGTGGTGAAACGCTACTCGATGTTCGCTCGGCCCGCGCGTTTAGAACGCGATGTGGCGGCGCTTCTCGCTTGATTCTCGGCAGATACCGGCTTTCTTTTCGGCTTCATTCACCATTCTCACTGTTGATGCACGATGCGATTGATCTTTGATTCTCATCTCGATTTGTCCTGGAACGCGCTGGCCTACAACCGCGATCAAACGGAAACGGTTGACCAGATCAACGAGCGCGAACGAGGGATGGACCCCGCCGGGGGGCGGGGGCATGCCACGACTAGCCTGCCCGAGATGCGTGCGGGCAGGATTGCTGTTTGCCTGGGGACGCTGCTGGCGCGGGCGAAGCGCCAGGTGCAACCGGCCGTGGGGCATCGCCGCTCGGATCTGGATTACGGCACGCAAGGAATCGCTTATGCCGTAGCGCAGGGGCAGTTGGCCTATTATCGCCTGTTGGAAGAGCAGGGCGAGATGAAGATGATCGGCACGCGGCGCCAACTCGATGATCACTGGCGTCGCTGGGAAGCCGATCCAACCGCGACGCTGCCGATCGGAAACATCCTCGCGATGGAAGGGGCCGACCCGATCGTCGATCCCACGCAGGTCGACGAATGGTTCGCCGCCGGATTGCGCAGCGTGATGCCCTCACACTACGGGCAAAGTCATTACTCGATGGGAACCGGGGGTAACGGTCCGTTGACGCCGCGCGGCGTGCAGCTGTTGAAGGAATTCGAGCGCGTGGGAATGATCCTCGACGTGACCCACCTATCGGATCAGAGTTTCTTCCAGGCGCTCGACTGCTTTTCAGGCCCGGTGATGGCTAGCCACAACAATTGTCGCGCCCTGGTGCCGGCGGACCGGCAGTTTTCGGACGAGCAATTGCGCCTGATCATCGGCCGCGGCGCCGTGATCGGCGTCGTGTGCGATGCTTGGATGCTACAGCCCGGCTGGACGATCGGCGTCACACGGCCGGATCGGTTGACGTTGGCGGCGCTGGCCGACCACATCGACCATATCTGCCAGTTGGCAGGTAACACGCTACATGCGGGCATCGGCAGCGATCTGGACGGCGGTTACGGCACAGAACAAACGCCCAACGACCTGCGCACGATCACGGATCTGCAAATGCTGGAACCGCTGCTATCCGTTCGCGGCTATTCGGACTCGGACATCACGAATATCTTTCACGGCAATTGGCTGCGATTTTTCCGCCGCTGGCTGCCAGAGTGATGTCGGTAAGAAGAACTGTTCCTGAATGGTGGCGCCGCAGTGCGCAACGCGAATCGTTACGTTTAGCGAATGATGCCCGTCGCGACGCTGAATCCACCAAAGCCGATATTGCCCAGCGCGGAATCATAGGGCGTGTTGTCGATCGTGCCGGCGTTAAGCCAGAGTTGTCCTTCGAAGCCGCCGCGGACGAAGAACTGGCCGCCGCGCGCCAATTGCTTTTGCCATTGGGGGCCGGTGGCTATCTCGAGAATTCCGAGCGTCTCGCCGCTGAGTTTATAGTTGGCCGTGGCTGATACAGGAAAGAGAATGTCCGCCCCGGCTTGATAGTTGTAGCTGCGATCGCCGAACAGGATCGAGCCCCGCGTATTCGTATACCAGGTAAAGCTCTTGGAATTAAAGAGTGAACGGTTCAGGTTCACTCCGCCCGTCAGGCCGATCCCGTTAAAGGCCTGACTCTGCTGGAGCGTGGCGAGCGTGCCGAGCACGTTCAGCGACTCGGATTGTCGAATTTCACCGTAGCGGAAGCCGCCAAAGGCAAGCATTCGCCAGCGGCGAAAATCGATCTGTTGCGTTACCTCCCAATCGAAGGTGCGAAATCGCATTGCGCCCCCGAAGGCAACAAGTCCCACGGGATCGAGAAATTCGGTATCGGAACTATGACGGAATTCCCAATACTGTACGCGAAATCCGAGCCCCGACTTTGTCACGTAACCCAGCCAAAAGCGGGGCGCCGTTTCGAAGGTGAAACTGTTATGCACGTTGAAATTAACGATCGCCGTTGGCGGCAACAGGCCTAAGTTCGTGTTAACGTTGGCCGTGGCGCCCGGTAGGTCGCCATTGGTCGCGGTTGGCTTCAAAAATAGAAGCTCGCTACCGAAGACCACGCCGCACTGCCGGCAGCCGGTATTGAGAAAGTCCTGACCGACTAGCGCCGGGCGAGTGGAGCAATCGGGCAAGCACCAGCGGTTGCAAGAGTCGTTCAATGCACCATCGGGCGAGATCGTGGAGTCCGCAATCTCGTCTGTAAGCTTGTCTGTAGGCTCGGGTGCGAGCACCGGTGGTTGATCGCCGAACCTGGACGTCAGCCGCGACCGCGCGGGGCTTTGCATCGTCGCGACTTGCCGTTCCAACTCTGCCAGACGGCGTTGGATGTCGCTATCGTCGGCCGACTGGGCGTACGCCTGTGGCGTGCTTAGCGACAGTCCGACAGCGAGTAATAACAGCCATGACGCGGTACGAAACGGCATCGACTTGCCCCCTCCATGAGAATTCGCGGTAACCGCGCCTGACGCCACCTTGCGCCAGTAACTGCCTTGGGGGGAATCGTCCAGGATGCTCTGTGGGGTTTGATGGACCGTTAGCATTCCTTAGGACCCTAATAGCCGGCAGCGTTTGTCGGGCACGCTATTCGAAAGGGACGTGAACGTGCGCCCTACAGAGCGCAAATCCGGTCAAAACGCTTTGGGACCCCATCGCGCGCGGCACCGCGGGCACACCCTTTGCGACAACTCGCCAGTTTCGCGACCCTGTGAGCGGCAGGTGCCTTCGAAGAGGTGCCATTGGTTGAGACGGTCGCGGACGTCTGATACGGGGCGGAATCGCGCCGTGGATCTTTTGGCCACCGCGGGCCGCGGGCCCAGCAACCGCCAGTGTCGTACTACGCCTTTGTTCCTGAGGGCCGAACGCCCGGTTTGACTGCCGGCGCGACGTCGGGCGCCTGCATGCCTGCTAGCAATGTTTTTGCCTGAGCGGTGAAAGGTCGGGCAATTTTGCTATTGCGGGATAGGTAGGCCGATAGCCCGCAAAGTTTGCGCAGAATCCCCCACGCCGCATTTTTGCCGCAATTTCTAGTCGACCTTGCGGATTGTATCGAAAAGTCTCAACCGGCAAGTTGTGCCGTGACGATGGACCTTACCGCATCTGACGATTGTGACGGTGCTAGTCCGTCCATGTTTCGAGGGGGGTCTGTTTGTGAAGGCAATCCAGCTTGTCATCAAGTTGCGCTTCCGGTCCAAGACGGCCGGATCGCCAGCCGCGTGCGAATGCCGCGGCCATCGTCGTCTCGGCGCAGCCCAGGTGCTGGCCGTGTCGCTACTGGCGACATGGTCCGCACTTGGCGGGTTCGCGCAGGGGCAGACGATCGTCACGGACACGGGGGCTCCGACGTCGAGCTTTATGGCTCCGTTGAGCATGCCCGGCCTGCAACCGTTCTGGGTAGGCTATGTCGGCGCCGATCGTGGCCTCGGCTTTCAAGGCCAGTACTTTTCGTTCGGTGGCTTGCTGCCGATTACGACCGACATGTTGGACGGTACGTGGTTCTTCGACGGGCGGGCCCACGTCACGACGGACAACGCACAGTTCTTCAGTAACGCCGGCATCGGGCGGCGACAATATATTGGCTTTTTAAATTCGATCGTGGGGCTCAGTGGCTGGTACGACTACGACGGTGACGCGTATCAGAATTACGGCTACCGCTACAACCAGTTGGGCGTGACGGCGGAAGTTTTCAATCCCGCCTTCGATTTCCGCTTCAACGGCTACATGCCGATGGGCAACACGACCCATGTGTTGAATCAGTTCGAGCAAAACTACTTGCTGTACGTCAACGGCATCGATACTGCGCTACGCGGCGGCGATGCGAAGTTCAGCGTCCGCCCCGCCATTCTCGGGCCACTGAACGGGTACATCGATATTGGTGGTTACTTCTTCAAGTCGTCGGCGATCGAAGGGTTTGGCGGTGTGTCCAGCGGCTTCGGCGTGCAGCCTTTGCCGGGTCTGGCCGTGAACCTGGAAGTAAATCATGACCAGTTGTTCGGCACCACGGGCTTTGTCCGTGTGGCCTTCGGTCTACGTGGCTCGCCAGGCAATACGCGCACCGGCTCGCGCCTGTTGGAACCGACCCGCCGTAACGACCACATTGTGCGTTTCAACCAGCAGCCAGAAATCGCGACCAATCCGCAGACGAGCGTTGCGTATAACGTGATTCACGTTGATAACACGGCAGCGGCCGGCGGCAACGGCACAATCGATCATCCCTTCCAAACCCTGGCGGCCGCCCAGGCGGCCTCGGCCATTCACGACATCATTTATGTGCACAAGGGGGATGGCACCTCGCACGATTACGCCAACGGCATCATCTTGAAAGACAATCAGATGCTGCTGGGCAGCGGCAACAACTACGTGGTTCAAACGACCGAGATCGGGCCGATGCTGCTCAAGGCGCTTGATTCGAGCCAGCCGGTGATTTCGAATCCCAACGGCGCCGGCGTCACCTTGGCCAACAACGATCGCGTCGGCGGTATCACGATCAGCGTCGCGAATGTGGGCATCGTGGGCAACAACATTACGAACACGACACTCGAGCAGAACACGGTCTACGGTGGTCTGATCGATGGTATCCAGTTGACGAACTTCTCAGGCGCTGCGAGCATCGTCAACAACTCGATCCGCCAGAACGCCCAAGATGGTATTCATATCATCGAAGGCGCCGCCAACGCCACCTACAGCCTGGTCGGCAACACGGTCGACAGCAACGTTCGCAATGGCATCTTCTTTGACGACACACACGGCTCGGCCGTGGTCGACGACAATACGTTGGGTTCGAACGGCCGCGGCAACTGGGCGGGCGTGCAAGTGGCCCAGACGTCAGGCACAATGGATATCGAGATCAAGAACAACACCATTCAGTACAACACCGAAGGTATCTATCTGACCGCCGACAACGCGGGTGGAAACGGCGCGACGATCAACGCCGACATCCACGACAACCCCGAAATATCCTACAACCAGGGAGACGGCATCCAGATCGCAGCTCGTCATGACGCGACCGCCGACTTCAATATCCATGACAACCCCAACATCAGCTACAACGGTTATCCGGAAGGAGTCGGAGTCGGGCGTACAACAGCCGGTGGTGCCGGGATTCGCCTGTATACCCTTGACTCTTCAATGGGGGGCATCATCAACCACAACGGAATCATCGATAATGCGGGCACCGGCAACCCGGTAGGCAACGAGGTCGATCAGGCCGCGGGCATTCAAGGACAATTCGACGGCAACAGCGTCACGTCCTTCATCATCACGAACAACAACATCGACGGGTTAGGCACGAACGTGGCCGTCGGTCGCCCGTACGGTGACGGTGTCTGGCTCGACTATGAGATCACGAACTCGATTATCCAGAATCTGTTGGTTACGAACAATCAGATCGTCAATAACAAGGGTCTTGGCTTTCAGCTTAGCACTGCGGGCCGGTTGCATCCGGGGATTACGAGCACGCTGCTCGATGCTACCTTCGATAACAACAACATTTCGAATAACTTTTTCTCGGGCCTGTACGCCTTCCAGGGCAGCTCAGCGGGCGTGATGCGTCTCACGGTGACGAACAATCAGATCAACAACAACGTCTCACCTACTTCAGGCGGCCAGGGATTGCCCAGCAACGACGGCGGTCTGTCGCTGGAATCCAATTCGGGACGGTTGGTGGGTATCATCGAGAACAATGTGATCAACGCCAACGGCCTGACGCCCAACAACTCCACCAATTCGCCACGTGCTAGCGGAATTAATGGTATTGCGGCCACGATCGACGAGTCCAACGGACTTATGGGCTTGCAGATCATCGGCAACCAGATCAACGGCAACCAGCATGACGGCATCCTGTTGACGGACAACAACGTGATCAATCCGGGGGTCGGTACAGCGCTGTCGATGGGAGCGATCATTCACGACAACTTTATCATGTTCAACGGCGGCGACGCTGGCGTCCAAGCCGTGACGCCGAATATCGGCACCCCGCCAGGACCGAACGTCTCGACGTTGGGCGTCGAGCTGACGCACAACGAGTCGTCCTTGCGGTATCACTTCCTGAACTTGCAAGGAATAACGCCAAACACGGCTTTGATTACCTTCGCCGATGGCGGCCTGAATGCGGGACTCTTCGACACTTCGCTAAGCGTCGGCTCGGTGGCGGCGACAACCGCCGCAACAATGGATGCGCTGGTCGCTCCACTGCTCATCTTCCCGTAGTAAATGCCGAACGA encodes:
- a CDS encoding ABC transporter ATP-binding protein; its protein translation is MSWQLAADFEMRFDRGPTIHGQLHLPVEGAGVTVLFGPSGCGKTTILRALAGLARPASGRITFGEELWFDAASKVSRSPQERGVGFLFQHYALFPHLTVSENVAYGLPQRRSDLARSRSMNVLTRLRIADLANRYPAQLSGGQQQRVALARTIACAPKLILLDEPLSALDAPVREQLRGELRRMLLELGGPAIMVTHDRVEALALADTVVVITEGQVRQSGPVHEVFSRPRDLSIAQVVGIETVEPGTILQIDNGLATVQVAGATLTALAPPAVGREVFVCIRGEDVLVQREAPASTSARNRLPARVTARVDEGPLVRIGLDCGFRLTALVTRPACEELNLQVNDQVTVLIKAQAIQLVGHG
- a CDS encoding right-handed parallel beta-helix repeat-containing protein, with the protein product MLVRPCFEGGLFVKAIQLVIKLRFRSKTAGSPAACECRGHRRLGAAQVLAVSLLATWSALGGFAQGQTIVTDTGAPTSSFMAPLSMPGLQPFWVGYVGADRGLGFQGQYFSFGGLLPITTDMLDGTWFFDGRAHVTTDNAQFFSNAGIGRRQYIGFLNSIVGLSGWYDYDGDAYQNYGYRYNQLGVTAEVFNPAFDFRFNGYMPMGNTTHVLNQFEQNYLLYVNGIDTALRGGDAKFSVRPAILGPLNGYIDIGGYFFKSSAIEGFGGVSSGFGVQPLPGLAVNLEVNHDQLFGTTGFVRVAFGLRGSPGNTRTGSRLLEPTRRNDHIVRFNQQPEIATNPQTSVAYNVIHVDNTAAAGGNGTIDHPFQTLAAAQAASAIHDIIYVHKGDGTSHDYANGIILKDNQMLLGSGNNYVVQTTEIGPMLLKALDSSQPVISNPNGAGVTLANNDRVGGITISVANVGIVGNNITNTTLEQNTVYGGLIDGIQLTNFSGAASIVNNSIRQNAQDGIHIIEGAANATYSLVGNTVDSNVRNGIFFDDTHGSAVVDDNTLGSNGRGNWAGVQVAQTSGTMDIEIKNNTIQYNTEGIYLTADNAGGNGATINADIHDNPEISYNQGDGIQIAARHDATADFNIHDNPNISYNGYPEGVGVGRTTAGGAGIRLYTLDSSMGGIINHNGIIDNAGTGNPVGNEVDQAAGIQGQFDGNSVTSFIITNNNIDGLGTNVAVGRPYGDGVWLDYEITNSIIQNLLVTNNQIVNNKGLGFQLSTAGRLHPGITSTLLDATFDNNNISNNFFSGLYAFQGSSAGVMRLTVTNNQINNNVSPTSGGQGLPSNDGGLSLESNSGRLVGIIENNVINANGLTPNNSTNSPRASGINGIAATIDESNGLMGLQIIGNQINGNQHDGILLTDNNVINPGVGTALSMGAIIHDNFIMFNGGDAGVQAVTPNIGTPPGPNVSTLGVELTHNESSLRYHFLNLQGITPNTALITFADGGLNAGLFDTSLSVGSVAATTAATMDALVAPLLIFP
- a CDS encoding Lpg1974 family pore-forming outer membrane protein, yielding MPFRTASWLLLLAVGLSLSTPQAYAQSADDSDIQRRLAELERQVATMQSPARSRLTSRFGDQPPVLAPEPTDKLTDEIADSTISPDGALNDSCNRWCLPDCSTRPALVGQDFLNTGCRQCGVVFGSELLFLKPTATNGDLPGATANVNTNLGLLPPTAIVNFNVHNSFTFETAPRFWLGYVTKSGLGFRVQYWEFRHSSDTEFLDPVGLVAFGGAMRFRTFDWEVTQQIDFRRWRMLAFGGFRYGEIRQSESLNVLGTLATLQQSQAFNGIGLTGGVNLNRSLFNSKSFTWYTNTRGSILFGDRSYNYQAGADILFPVSATANYKLSGETLGILEIATGPQWQKQLARGGQFFVRGGFEGQLWLNAGTIDNTPYDSALGNIGFGGFSVATGIIR
- a CDS encoding thioredoxin family protein codes for the protein MFRALFTIIMSLTATYAVAGEFNGVLSAGDAAPAWTALPGTDGQQHALADLKDKKVVVVVFTCNSCPVARDYEDRIIALAKQNPEELAIVAINVNRGPEDSLAKMTERAKERAFPYLYLADESQAIGRAYGASATPDFFVLSPDRKVVYMGSLDDNNDPAVAKANYVGDAVQAALAGTKPATAETFARGCGIRYARQRAK
- a CDS encoding glutathione peroxidase; this encodes MSTIYDFPVVTIDGHTETLEPYRGRVMLIVNVASRCSFTPQYAGLETLYRQHKEQGFAVLGFPCDQFMHQEPGDEAEIQSFCSTKYDVTFPMFAKVNVNGPAAHPLYQFLKSARPGLLGTKTIKWNFGKFLVDRAGRVVKRYSMFARPARLERDVAALLA
- a CDS encoding membrane dipeptidase, translating into MRLIFDSHLDLSWNALAYNRDQTETVDQINERERGMDPAGGRGHATTSLPEMRAGRIAVCLGTLLARAKRQVQPAVGHRRSDLDYGTQGIAYAVAQGQLAYYRLLEEQGEMKMIGTRRQLDDHWRRWEADPTATLPIGNILAMEGADPIVDPTQVDEWFAAGLRSVMPSHYGQSHYSMGTGGNGPLTPRGVQLLKEFERVGMILDVTHLSDQSFFQALDCFSGPVMASHNNCRALVPADRQFSDEQLRLIIGRGAVIGVVCDAWMLQPGWTIGVTRPDRLTLAALADHIDHICQLAGNTLHAGIGSDLDGGYGTEQTPNDLRTITDLQMLEPLLSVRGYSDSDITNIFHGNWLRFFRRWLPE